In Labilibaculum sp. DW002, one DNA window encodes the following:
- a CDS encoding DUF418 domain-containing protein — protein MNAPSPKCRFHVVDALRGFALVSIMLLHNLEHFDVYFLPPNLPTWMVSMDKMIWDTLFFIFAGKSYAIFALLFGLTFFIQTNNQNKRGNDFRARFAWRLVLLFLFGMINSIFYQGDILTLYAFVGLFLIPLVKLNNKWILAIALLLFLQPYELFQLFTAIQTPDLKIANPKSWTYFGKMNEYIKADSFFATAYGNLTNGKMAVLNWSWENGRFFHILATFLFGMLAGRLNLFAISDKNKKFWTKALIISIVVFIPLFLLQMNLNSILSSKAILRSVKTILTSWTNLYFMVFLVSGFVLLFNTKRFNKILGIFSPIGKMSLSNYVFQSILGSCIYYGFGMSMYQYTGASQSMLIGIFLAIVLGVFCYWWDKNNSRGPLEAIWHKATWIGSK, from the coding sequence ATGAACGCTCCCAGCCCTAAGTGCAGATTTCATGTTGTTGATGCCTTGAGAGGATTTGCTCTTGTTTCAATTATGCTACTTCATAATCTAGAGCACTTCGATGTATATTTTTTACCTCCCAACCTTCCAACTTGGATGGTTAGCATGGATAAAATGATTTGGGATACCTTGTTCTTTATTTTTGCTGGTAAATCATATGCTATCTTTGCTCTTCTGTTTGGCTTAACCTTTTTCATCCAAACCAATAACCAAAACAAACGGGGAAATGATTTTAGAGCTCGTTTTGCATGGCGTTTGGTCCTCCTTTTTCTATTTGGTATGATCAACTCCATTTTTTACCAAGGAGATATATTAACATTATATGCTTTTGTTGGCTTATTTCTAATTCCATTAGTAAAACTAAACAACAAATGGATTTTAGCCATTGCCTTACTTCTTTTTTTACAACCCTACGAACTCTTTCAATTGTTTACCGCAATTCAAACACCAGATCTAAAGATTGCAAACCCAAAATCATGGACTTATTTTGGTAAAATGAATGAGTACATTAAAGCAGATTCATTTTTCGCAACAGCTTATGGAAATCTAACCAATGGGAAAATGGCTGTACTCAACTGGAGTTGGGAAAATGGACGCTTCTTTCACATACTAGCCACCTTCTTATTTGGAATGTTAGCTGGCCGACTCAACCTATTTGCTATTTCAGATAAAAACAAAAAATTTTGGACCAAGGCTCTGATAATATCCATCGTTGTTTTTATTCCTTTGTTCCTTTTGCAAATGAACTTAAATTCCATTCTTAGCAGCAAGGCTATTTTAAGATCAGTCAAAACAATTCTAACTTCTTGGACTAATCTTTATTTTATGGTTTTTCTAGTATCTGGCTTTGTTTTACTATTCAATACCAAGCGATTTAATAAAATATTAGGCATTTTTTCACCAATCGGAAAAATGAGTCTCTCCAACTATGTATTCCAATCAATTCTAGGTTCTTGTATCTATTATGGATTTGGCATGAGCATGTATCAATACACAGGAGCAAGTCAAAGTATGCTAATCGGTATCTTCTTGGCAATCGTACTAGGAGTATTTTGTTATTGGTGGGATAAAAATAACTCGCGCGGTCCGTTAGAGGCAATTTGGCACAAAGCTACTTGGATTGGATCAAAGTAG
- a CDS encoding Gfo/Idh/MocA family protein, giving the protein MSEGNIRWGIIGCGKVTEVKSGPAYQKINGFELKAVMRRDKAKLEDYASRHNIEKYNTNADAIIQDPEIDAIYIATPPDSHKYYALKVAEAGKICCIEKPMAPNAQDCIEICDAFKEKELPLFVAYYRRSLPRFKQVKDWLYKGFIGEVRHIRWHLSKPANELDLSEKYNWRTDSKIAAGGYFDDLASHGIDLFSFLLSDIKTVTGLSLNQQDLYSSKDAVTACWIHENGVTGSGSWNFGCNTREDSVEIYGSKGKIEFSVFDEKSLQLTTAKGKNELFIENPENIQLYHVKNIREHLLGNSKHPSTGQSAAHTAWVMDQILNVRKSN; this is encoded by the coding sequence ATGAGTGAAGGAAATATTCGTTGGGGAATTATTGGCTGTGGAAAGGTTACTGAAGTGAAAAGTGGGCCGGCTTATCAAAAAATAAATGGCTTTGAGCTGAAAGCTGTAATGAGACGCGATAAAGCTAAACTAGAAGATTATGCCTCTAGACATAACATTGAAAAATACAATACCAATGCAGATGCAATTATTCAAGATCCTGAAATTGATGCAATTTATATTGCTACCCCGCCCGATTCGCATAAATACTATGCATTGAAAGTAGCCGAAGCTGGAAAAATTTGCTGCATCGAAAAACCTATGGCACCTAATGCTCAGGATTGCATAGAAATTTGTGATGCTTTTAAAGAAAAGGAATTGCCTTTATTTGTAGCCTATTACCGAAGGTCATTGCCTCGTTTTAAACAGGTAAAAGATTGGTTATATAAAGGCTTTATTGGTGAAGTAAGACACATTAGATGGCACTTAAGCAAACCGGCCAATGAACTTGATCTGTCTGAAAAATACAACTGGAGAACCGATTCTAAGATTGCAGCTGGCGGTTACTTTGATGATCTGGCCAGTCATGGTATCGACTTATTTAGTTTTTTGCTTAGCGATATTAAAACCGTTACTGGGCTAAGCCTAAACCAACAAGATTTATATTCTTCAAAAGATGCCGTTACTGCATGCTGGATACACGAAAATGGAGTGACTGGTTCGGGAAGTTGGAATTTTGGCTGTAATACTCGTGAAGATTCTGTTGAAATATATGGCAGTAAAGGGAAAATTGAATTCTCTGTATTCGATGAAAAATCCTTGCAACTAACAACTGCAAAAGGAAAGAATGAGTTATTTATCGAAAATCCAGAAAACATTCAGCTCTACCATGTTAAAAACATAAGGGAACATTTGTTGGGTAATAGTAAACATCCATCAACAGGACAAAGTGCAGCACACACCGCTTGGGTTATGGATCAAATACTTAATGTTCGAAAGTCAAATTAA
- a CDS encoding tetratricopeptide repeat-containing sensor histidine kinase has product MRKVLALTFAFTCINLLAGYASTQNIKQEQIKVDSLKELNKVETDQFKLVDLSNEIAVTYGIISIDSSLVYSKKGIELAKNINYTHGLGVSHSYVARANAQIGEMKVALEHYDNALEIFLSEADSLNILDIYRGMSYVVSYSGNQLASLDYNRKALDIAEKLNDSLSLSIIYNNIATIYIGLDNYQPAIHYFEKTLEIEKKSQNPQDMAITYSNMGILKVKHKKFKEASADYHKITELLPKIKNNYTVAYLYISLAAYYTGINEFELPKQYLSKANEICIKNNYQHILARVYRQYGELFLKEKKYKKSIQYYDKGIELSETIGISEEFPRIYKMKAEAYAQLGEYSKAYKSLQKSNVALNSLESKKVATFLDEFEAQKAKEELNQQKLELALKEQQAENATIKINNRYHIAIITIVLLILLISIVTRFYLKSRQNNQKLRYQHKLINEQKVLLEENIQKLELSESTLQKLNATKDKFFSIIAHDLKSPFSAILGFNEELALNYSDYDDKERKMMIRVVGEAAKSTFSLLENLLTWSRSQSGFIEINKEVHSLKKLVEESISAYVGAAEIKNIHVNNSIADDINILADKETMKIVISNLFNNAVKFSNAGGEINLACKLNNGNVEVCTQDTGIGMSKQIMDGLFQIEKNVQREGTAEEQGTGLGLILCQEFVNKNNGEIWVKSEVGVGSELYFSLPLYTTN; this is encoded by the coding sequence ATGAGAAAAGTTCTAGCCCTCACTTTTGCATTTACCTGCATCAACCTTCTCGCTGGTTATGCATCAACTCAAAATATAAAACAAGAGCAAATAAAAGTTGATTCCTTAAAAGAACTAAATAAGGTAGAAACCGACCAATTTAAACTAGTTGATCTAAGCAATGAAATAGCAGTAACTTATGGAATAATTAGTATTGACAGTTCTTTAGTATATAGCAAAAAAGGAATAGAACTTGCCAAAAATATTAATTATACTCACGGCTTAGGAGTATCTCACTCGTACGTAGCTAGAGCAAATGCACAGATTGGTGAAATGAAAGTTGCACTTGAACATTACGATAATGCTCTTGAAATATTTCTAAGTGAAGCTGATTCTTTAAATATCTTAGATATATATAGAGGTATGTCCTACGTTGTCTCCTATAGCGGTAATCAATTAGCAAGTCTTGATTACAATAGAAAAGCATTAGATATAGCAGAGAAATTAAATGATAGTCTTAGTCTTTCTATCATTTACAACAACATTGCTACCATTTATATTGGTTTAGACAATTATCAACCTGCCATTCATTACTTCGAAAAAACCCTTGAAATTGAGAAAAAAAGTCAGAATCCTCAAGATATGGCAATTACTTATTCCAATATGGGTATTTTAAAGGTAAAGCATAAAAAATTTAAAGAGGCTTCTGCTGACTATCATAAAATTACAGAATTACTCCCCAAAATTAAAAACAATTATACTGTAGCCTATCTTTACATTTCTTTAGCAGCGTATTACACTGGGATTAACGAGTTTGAACTTCCAAAACAATACCTTTCAAAAGCGAATGAAATTTGTATTAAAAACAACTATCAACATATATTAGCTAGGGTTTATCGCCAATATGGAGAGTTGTTTTTGAAGGAAAAGAAATATAAAAAAAGTATTCAATATTACGATAAGGGTATCGAATTATCAGAGACAATTGGAATTTCTGAAGAATTTCCGCGAATTTATAAAATGAAGGCTGAGGCATATGCCCAATTAGGAGAATATTCAAAAGCATACAAATCTTTACAAAAATCTAATGTTGCTTTAAATTCTTTAGAATCAAAAAAAGTGGCAACCTTCCTTGATGAATTTGAAGCTCAAAAAGCTAAGGAAGAATTAAACCAGCAAAAACTAGAATTAGCCCTAAAAGAGCAGCAAGCTGAAAATGCCACAATTAAAATCAATAACAGGTACCACATCGCTATAATCACTATTGTATTGCTGATATTACTAATTAGCATAGTAACACGATTTTACCTTAAGTCAAGACAGAACAATCAAAAGTTAAGATATCAACACAAGTTGATTAATGAGCAAAAGGTATTACTTGAAGAAAACATTCAGAAGTTGGAATTGAGTGAATCAACTTTACAAAAACTAAACGCTACCAAAGACAAATTCTTCTCTATTATTGCTCACGACTTAAAAAGTCCTTTTAGTGCAATTCTTGGTTTTAATGAAGAGTTAGCTCTTAATTATTCAGACTACGATGATAAAGAACGTAAAATGATGATTAGAGTCGTTGGCGAAGCGGCTAAATCAACCTTCTCACTTCTAGAAAATCTACTCACTTGGTCTCGATCACAGAGTGGTTTTATCGAAATCAACAAAGAAGTTCATTCTCTTAAAAAGCTTGTTGAAGAAAGTATTTCCGCTTACGTTGGAGCTGCAGAAATTAAAAACATTCATGTCAACAATAGCATTGCTGATGATATTAATATTCTGGCAGATAAGGAAACAATGAAAATTGTAATCTCTAACTTGTTTAATAATGCGGTTAAATTTAGCAATGCGGGTGGTGAAATCAACTTAGCGTGTAAACTAAACAATGGAAATGTTGAGGTTTGCACTCAAGATACTGGTATTGGTATGAGCAAACAGATTATGGATGGTCTTTTCCAAATCGAAAAGAATGTACAAAGAGAAGGAACTGCAGAAGAACAAGGTACTGGATTGGGTTTAATTCTTTGTCAGGAATTCGTTAACAAAAACAATGGCGAAATTTGGGTTAAAAGTGAAGTTGGTGTAGGTAGTGAACTGTATTTTTCTTTACCACTTTATACAACGAATTAA
- a CDS encoding pyrimidine dimer DNA glycosylase/endonuclease V, with protein MRIWSLHPKYLDAKGLVALWRETLLAKNVLENKTKGYKNHPQLIRFKQGENALQSINFYLQVVWEEACKRNYNFDSSKFSEVGSIKKITVNSDQLEFEMNHLRSKLKERDPKTYNQIKEIHTYEIHPLFKMVKGEIESWERI; from the coding sequence ATGAGAATATGGTCTTTACACCCAAAATATCTAGATGCCAAAGGATTAGTAGCACTTTGGCGTGAAACTTTATTGGCTAAAAATGTATTAGAGAATAAAACAAAAGGATATAAAAATCATCCCCAGCTGATCCGCTTTAAGCAAGGTGAAAATGCTTTACAATCCATTAATTTTTATCTGCAAGTTGTATGGGAAGAAGCTTGTAAAAGAAATTACAATTTCGATAGCAGCAAATTCTCCGAAGTAGGCTCCATTAAGAAAATCACAGTGAATTCTGATCAACTCGAATTTGAAATGAATCATTTACGATCTAAACTAAAAGAAAGAGATCCCAAGACGTACAATCAAATAAAAGAGATTCATACTTACGAAATCCACCCACTATTTAAAATGGTAAAGGGTGAAATAGAAAGTTGGGAAAGAATTTAG